In the Brachionichthys hirsutus isolate HB-005 chromosome 1, CSIRO-AGI_Bhir_v1, whole genome shotgun sequence genome, TGTGTTCAGAGCGAGGTTTAAGATGTTTGCTGTTAGCTTCATTTAAACTCAGTGAGCAGGCCTTAAAGGAAATATGACTAACAGAGGAAAACTTTGTGTATGTCAGGTATCCCCCCGTCCCCGAGGAGCAGCTGCTTCAGGCTTTTGAGGTGAAACATCACATTTTTCCTGCCACTTAAAATGTGATCCAGTAACCACAAATTCTCAAGGTCCATTTCAGCTTCAGGAACTGCAAAGTATCGAAATTAAAGCATGTGATTGATTAGGAACGATTAGTGATCCTCGTAGAGCAGATTTAGTTTGATATTAAAATCCCTGTTTCCAGGTTCtggataaagaaaacaaaggctACCTGGAGCCTGAGGCACTGACAAAGTTCTTGACCCAGGAAGGTAAACCAGCTTTCAGAATCTACTTTGTGAAGTTAAGAACAAATGTATTTGATTTGCTTTTGATGACTTTTGCTTTGGTTTGTCGTTAAACCAGGTGAGGCTTTCACTCAGGACGAGATGGATGAGATGCTGACGGCATTCACTGACCATGAGAAGAGCCTCATCTATTACAAAGATATCATCAGCCAGCTGATAACTGGCCCCAGAACATAGATGGAGTCACATTGTGTGCTCGTCTAATCTGTAGATTTAATCCGCGGCTTCGTTATTTCtgcccagcaggacacacatcTACAGAGCAGCTGCCCACAGTCACCTTTTACCATCACACCAGCTCTGTGACACATTTTCCTACGTTAACACTGTTAATATTCCCGCATTTAAATAAATCTCTTGAGTGCAAGGATCGATTGTTTAAATTCAACACAAACTCTCCAGCAGCTTGACAGTCCAGAGGTACAGCACTGCACTCGTGTTCACACGACATAAGCTCCATCTTTGTTGTGTATTAACACACCAGGTGTTAGTACCTGTAGCCGCAGAACATGGAAAGCATGAAGCAGTCACATGATGCTAACCGGGGTGATTGGATGGAGAAGCATGAAGTGAGATGTGCgtgaagcagaaagagaaaaagcaaaTTTAATCATGATGTGACAATCACATAACTTATTAATAAACGGCCCCAAGTAcgaggaaaaaaatgaaactaaaacAATAGTTGTACAGTACAGCGTTTCATTTTCAGCGATGCTGCAGACAAACGCAGCTGGAGGACGACCCGTCTTATCTCATGTATAGATAAGCATGTTGTATGCGTGCAAGCTTACCAAACAAAAATCTAAACTATAAACTAGCATTAAATgctgaagaaaacacacagttaTTGATCCAATCAGGAATGGACACTGAAATTCATCGGTTTCATTTCACAGTAAAAACAATTGCCCGTTACAAAGGCATTAGGAAACAAAGCGTACAGTGAGATTTATTATTCACCATTCCCTTTTCACCAAAACTCTAAAGCCAAACACAAAGTAAGGTTCATTTAACTTTAGTATAATCCAACAGCATCAAATCAGCACAGTTGTGACCCGCAGACAAAAGACTTAAAGGAATTTCTGTACTTTTAGGACATTCTTTTCTCTTAAGTCTTTGTTGCAAAAAACATCAAGCAAAAATGGAAAGTGATTTGGTGCcccttttaaaaatattaataaatatggCTTCTAACCCTTCTACAAGATGACGTCTCTCTTCCTGCAGCAATTTTATCTGAGGAATTCCACAATGATTATTTGGTCCTTAGAAGAGCCAATTATAGACAAGGAGAATGATCGAGGAAGAAATGAAGCATCAGCATTGAAGGGAAGAAGCACGAGgccaaaagaaaagcaggaaaaggGAGGAGGTAGAGAGCAAATATTTGACATCATATCCAGTAACAAATAGTGGCCTCTTAATGATTTTGTATTATTGCATGGAAAATAAGACACAGAGGAAAGACAATCACAAAACTAATCAACCACATCCAGATGATCCCATGAGAAAGACCATGATGTGATCACCTCACTAGGCGTCTGCTTTAAATCCGATCGGAAAAGAGGCAGGGCGGAGCTTTCACATTAAAAGAGGATTATATAAAAAGGGAGCCGACAGGTCGAAGCCACATTTACTGGTTCAGAATGTATTTAGAGTCTGTGAAAACATCCCAAAAACAAGAAATGGAAGATTCAGCTGTTTCAGTAATTGCACAAATCTGTGTAAAAGTTTGTTGCATAGTGGCGTCAAAGGTTCAAATAACACCTGCAGCAGAAACGTACACCTCTGAAAAACCTAAAAATCCAACATTCCGTAGTCCTGCATAACCAAATGGTGATAATCTGCCATTCTGGTATAGGGAAAGAACAGGCATTAGTCAGCTAATGGCAGAGTTCCACTCGCAGCCTACTTCCTGTTAGCAAAAGTCATAAAGCTATTCAGTTTACAAAACTGGAATGTTtaagtttacccccccccccctcccccacagaaaaaatgaaaactaaaccCATCTATTTTAAATCTGCAGATGTCTAACCAGATGAAGAACTGCATCCGACTCCTATGAATACTATAAACCCTGTCTCTTTAGTAAAGCCTGACGATCAGCTGCAAGGATGGCAAAGTGATCCACCTCGTTCTGTACCACAGCTGCTTTGTTTCACATCGAGACCCAATTCCCTTAGTCACATTGTTAGCTAACATCCAGCTAGCGCTGCACACAGACGGTCAACGCATTAACATGCTCTAGATTTGCAGCACCAGACCAGCAGCTGAAATGTTGTCGCCTCCGCCTGCAGTTTGGTAAACCTCAGTGCACACGAGCACTGGAGCGACGCAGATCTCGTAGTCGTCCTCGTCCCAGCAGCTGACGGGCCTCTCCTCTTGCAGAGGAATACGTTGGCTACCCTCGCGCCGGCTAACAGAGAAGGACTCATCCATGATGAGCCTCGCCTTGCTGGGGTCAATGTCGTCAGAACCGCAGACGTGGCGGTTAGCTGTGAGAGACGCCTTGGCAGTGGCTGACATGGTGTTCTTCCACCGGGAGCCACGCGTCACAATCATAGCCTGGAAGGCCAGTGTGTGAACGTGGAGCCGAGTCAACGGCTTAACTCCAACGCCGTCTGCACTGGCGTCTCTGTGGCGCCGGTTCAGGATGCGGTACACCTCCCTCATCTGGTCGAGGACAGTCGCTACACGAGGGTTTGGGTCCGACAACACGGTGATGGTGGAGCCCTTCAATAGACTCAGGAGGTTGGGGAGCTCCTGCTCATTCATGCCTAGAGAGTCCGACTGAAAGAGCAGAATCAGGAAGACGGATTAATCTCAGGCCATAATACAAAAATATGAACCAAAACCACACAGTCGCACTAAGTGGCACGGCACATACTCATATTCACTGCTGCAAAATTCAATTCTAGAGTTACTCATTCACACATACATGGGGGATGACATAGCGAAGGAGGTCTTCCATTATACGCTCCTCTACAAAACTGGCCATCTCAAAATGGACCCCAGTCTGTGAAGACGAGGTGGACAGGACATCTGCCAGGCGGGACAAGAGAGCTTCCCGCTCACCTGCAATGAAGAAAGGAATAGGTGGAAGGTCAAGCGAACAAATTCAGATAAAATGCAGCCAGACGATAAGACGATGAAGCCGAGGAAGACGACAGACACGATAACTTTGAGTGATGAAAGGAGTAAAGGTTTGGAAAACAGGTCAATAAATGATCAGAGTGATAGAAACTCAGTGTTCAATATTTATTCTACTCTTCCAGGTTGCATAATTTTAACACCTGCCTATTATTGCTGATGTTTATATATTAATTTCATGTAAAGTGCACATGTAAAACTAAATGAACATCTATATTAGCCCTGcatattgatcttttttttaagtcctttttttccctctgaTCTGCCTAAAATTACCCAGCCTTGTTCGACCATCaaagtattaaaaaaatgaaagcgtGAAATGATTCTAACTCTAATAGCTATGGCAGAGGTGTGATTAAAGTTCGTCATCGGTTTTCTCTCACCTGACTGAAAGGGGAAGTTATCCATCATTTGCAGCCCTCCAACCACCAAAAGATCAGGTTTGAAATGCATGAGGTTCTGAGCAAAATCCTCCAATGAGGCCAGGTAAGGATTGTGGTCATCACTGTGGACGATATATCTACAGGACACGAAGGAAAGCAAGGCAACAGTCAGGCTTGCACATTTCAAAATCACGTAAGAAACAACAGCTCAggattcacaaacacacacctgttaGCTCTGTGGGAAGTATACTTCCCCCACTTAGCACCGGATGGATACTCCAGGATCAGATGAATGTCCTGCTCCTCTACAACATTACCTGCCACTAGAAAGACCGGAGAGAGTGAGGTACGGCCACATAGAAGACAATGAGTCAAGAGAAATGGTTAAACGTGAAAAGGAAAGggacaaataaaaatgagtctTTTAATGAATTCACCACAGCTTCAAGCTGGGCTCTCTTGGTTGGAGTCACAGCCTAGAAAATGTCACCTACTCCTCGTCATCTCACCATCATCAGTTCAAGATTCTATTAGACATGTCTGTTTAATGCTATCATAAGTAGAAAATTAGAATTGAATTATGACTGAAAATGTGGTTTGTGAATTCTCAGTAACTTTGATCACCAAATTCCAATCAGTTCATCAAAGAAGACAACCATAGCAAATTCAAAGAGATATCATCAATGTATTCCTGATCCATCACGCTCATCAGACTGGGCTtgacaagagaaaaaaaaacagagggacTCTAAGGCTGGAGCAGAGAcataaaaagaggaaaagaaagatgaatgaCTATGAAAGGTAAAAACTGTGCATACCTATAATGTGTTGGGACAGGACATCAGTAAAATCCGGGCTGAAACTTCCCGCCAGCAACACATCACAGCCCTCGGTTGCCATGCGACCAGCCATTACTGGGGCATTGCCTCCTATCGCCCATCTGTTTCCTGGCAAGTCACGGGACGCGTCAACCAGCTCGCTGAACAGGGTGTCATTGATCATGAAACGCCTGCggtgaaagaaaatgcaatgcTAACAGTTCAAAGAAACTGAATTTAAC is a window encoding:
- the adpgk2 gene encoding ADP-dependent glucokinase, which gives rise to MDGGVRVSWIKCGPLVSLFVVLLALWFRSPQDADLDERLDAVLSSLLRAERKVGISDVNRPKVAIGFGGCVDLLVDGVSLLNEIGLTPAEEPYHHNYLENEVQLAQSFAYFFAPGAAAERFMINDTLFSELVDASRDLPGNRWAIGGNAPVMAGRMATEGCDVLLAGSFSPDFTDVLSQHIIVAGNVVEEQDIHLILEYPSGAKWGKYTSHRANRYIVHSDDHNPYLASLEDFAQNLMHFKPDLLVVGGLQMMDNFPFQSGEREALLSRLADVLSTSSSQTGVHFEMASFVEERIMEDLLRYVIPHSDSLGMNEQELPNLLSLLKGSTITVLSDPNPRVATVLDQMREVYRILNRRHRDASADGVGVKPLTRLHVHTLAFQAMIVTRGSRWKNTMSATAKASLTANRHVCGSDDIDPSKARLIMDESFSVSRREGSQRIPLQEERPVSCWDEDDYEICVAPVLVCTEVYQTAGGGDNISAAGLVLQI